One Oryza sativa Japonica Group chromosome 8, ASM3414082v1 DNA window includes the following coding sequences:
- the LOC4345148 gene encoding early nodulin-like protein 9, with amino-acid sequence MAKVLATVLCAALAFAAAVAVANARDLVVGGNNGGGWKVPAQPDALNRWAEATRFHIGDNLVFKFDGAADAVLEVTRDDYNHCGTGSPVATHKPTGGAATVPLTSSGYHFFVGAAPGSCDKGERVIVLVMSEKHSRRGQGFFAPVPAPAQSPLAAGLFQAPAPAPATGNAGRTAASGAVLVAAALLGAAVAGF; translated from the exons ATGGCGAAGGTGTTGGCTACCGTGCTCTGCGCCGCGCTGGCCTTCGCGgcggccgtggccgtggcgAACGCCAGGGACCTCGTGGTCGGCGGCAACAACGGCGGCGGGTGGAAGGTGCCGGCGCAGCCCGACGCGCTCAACAGGTGGGCCGAGGCCACCCGCTTCCACATCGGCGACAACCTCG TGTTCAAGTtcgacggcgcggcggacgcGGTGCTGGAGGTGACGCGGGACGACTACAACCACTGCGGCACGGGGAGCCCGGTCGCCACCCACAagcccaccggcggcgccgccacggtGCCGCTGACGAGCTCCGGGTACCACTTCTtcgtcggcgccgcgccgggGAGCTGCGACAAGGGCGAGCGCGTCATCGTCCTCGTCATGTCGGAGAAGCACAGCCGCCGCGGCCAGGGGTTCTTCGCGCCCGTGCCGGCCCCCGCGCAGTCCCCGCTGGCCGCCGGCCTCTTCCAGGCCCCCGCCCCAGCGCCGGCGACTGGGAACGCCGGGAGgaccgcggcgagcggcgccgtgctcgttgccgccgccctcctcggcgcggcggtggccgggttCTGA